From one Planococcus citri chromosome 3, ihPlaCitr1.1, whole genome shotgun sequence genomic stretch:
- the LOC135841156 gene encoding neurogenic locus notch homolog protein 2-like, with protein MEATLRWRYFILIIFILNLAIIGLECKDNNKDPADICSKNPCYNGGKCSQTSVHPGYKCSCSGTGYYGNRCQNQCSKSGEKEKQKRMAATPPECIVI; from the exons ATGGAAGCGACTTTACGATGgaggtattttattttgatcattttcatcttGAATTTAGCCATTATCG GACTAGAATGCAAAGATAACAATAAAGATCCTGCCGATATATGTTCTAAAAATCCTTGTTATAACGGCGGCAAATGTTCCCAAACTTCAGTTCATCCAGGTTACAAATGTTCATGTTCCGGTACTGGATATTATGGCAATAGATGCCAAAatc AATGTTCGAAATCtggcgaaaaagaaaaacagaaaagaatGGCTGCTACACCGCCAGAATGTATCGTAATATAA
- the LOC135840368 gene encoding uncharacterized protein LOC135840368, whose amino-acid sequence MSNFIYPESEDVVARRIITHGSSGKRLKLSIEVELCDSDDEFDEWFLESIPEKIGIRPRSLWVNPLNMTRINDGEYVRICLPLRKYPERFFQYYRMTISTHDFILKSIKESITKHSPRTGISPGERLAVTIRYLSTGMSFESIAQSFLMDGYTVGNIVHEVCEKIYEHLSPVHMAVPSKQDFKLIAAEYNRLWNFPNCVGSLDGKDIRIKRPEESGSIVLQAVADAHYRFIFIDVGAYGKQSDGGIFAASTLSKFIDDRSNFPSDYPVMEGLDVRLPYCFLCDDAYPLKSNMMKPFSGRNLSAEQNIYNRRLSRARRCVECAFGILANKWRLFLKAIETKKENSTENIVKAACVLHNVVIDREGIDEKLLSAVVRKIQANESKNNSLKSGRRYNHSSNSAVLIRNCWMKYFSSPAGSVPS is encoded by the exons atgagtaatttcaTTTATCCTGAATCCGAAGATGTTGTTGCTCGTCGAATCATTACTCACGGGAGTAGTGGAAAGCGTTTAAAACTAAGCATAGAAGTAGAACTTTGTGACTCTGACGATGAATTTGACGAGTGGTTCCTGGAAtcaattcctgaaaaaattggaatccGTCCAAGGAGCCTTTGGGTGAATCCTTTGAATATGACTCGTATAAATGATGGCGAATACGTCAGAATCTGTCTTCCGCTGCGAAAATACCCAGAAAGATTCTTCCAATACTACAGAATGACAATATCTACTCACGATTTCATATTAAAAAGTATTAAAGAATCGATTACAAAACATTCACCTAGAACAGGTATATCACCAGGAGAGCGATTAGCGGTAACTATTCG ATACCTCTCCACTGGAATGTCATTTGAATCAATCGCTCAATCGTTTTTAATGGACGGGTACACTGTAGGAAACATTGTACATGAAgtgtgtgaaaaaatttatgaacacCTAAGCCCAGTGCATATGGCAGTTCCATCAAAGCAAGATTTTAAACTGATCGCTGCGGAGTACAATAGATTATGGAACTTCCCAAATTGTGTTG gaTCCCTCGATGGGAAGGATATAAGAATTAAACGCCCTGAAGAAAGTGGTTCCATCGTGTTGCAAGCTGTAGCGGATGCCCATTATAGATTCATTTTTATCGATGTTGGAGCATATGGAAAACAGAGCGATGGCGGCATTTTTGCAGCTAGTACTTTGAGTAAATTCATCGATGATAGAAGTAATTTTCCATCAGATTATCCTGTTATGGAAGGATTAGATGTTCGTCTACCTTACTGCTTTTTGTGTGACGACGCATATCCATTAAAGAGTAACATGATGAAGCCTTTTTCTGGTCGAAATCTAAGTGCAGAGCAAAACATCTACAACAGACGATTGTCACGAGCTAGAAGGTGTGTAGAATGTGCCTTTGGTATTCTTGCAAACAAGTGGAGACTGTTTTTAAAAGCtattgaaacgaaaaaagaaaactcaacGGAAAACATTGTTAAAGCAGCTTGCGTTCTTCACAACGTAGTTATAGATCGTGAAGGTATTGATGAGAAGTTACTGAGTGCTGTTGTAAGAAAAATACAAGCCAacgaatcgaaaaataattcgttGAAATCAGGGCGCCGATACAATCACAGCTCAAATTCGGCTGTACTGATTAGAAATTGCTGGATGAAGTATTTCAGCAGTCCTGCAGGATCTGTGCCTTCGTAA